TCCAGCACCCGGCCGCCCGGCAGCACCCCCAGCGCATTCACCGTGAAATCCCGCCGCCGCAGGTCCTCCTCCACGTCCGCCGGGCGCGGCACCAGATCATGCTGCACCCCGCCCGGCGCTGAGACCCGCCAGTACCCCCGCTCCGCATCCAGCTCGAAGGCCGAGCCCCCAAGCGCGCCCGCCAGCAGGTGCGCCGCGCCCGCCGGGTCCGGCACCATCCAGTCGAAATCCTTTGCGGCCACGCCCCGCAACCAGTCCCGCGCCGCGCCACCCACGAGCACGGCACCCGGCGGAAACGGTGGGAGTGGCGAGGAGCGGCGGAACATGCCCGCCATGCTACCTGCGCCCGCCCCCACGGCCATCCGCGTGCTGGCGTACGCGACCCCACCCGGCGCCCCTTGTCAGACCGGCGCCCCTCTGATACATTGCCGGGCGCTGAGGGGGCTTAGCTCAGCGGGAGAGCATCCGCTTTGCAAGCGGAGGGTCTGGGGTTCGAATCCCCAAGCCTCCACCAAAATAGAGTCGTCCCAGACGACCAGAACGTGAAGATGCCAGGACACAACTGCTCTGGCATCTTCGCTGTTCAGGGCTGCATTGAGGCGCCCCGCTGGCTGCGGGGTGCGCCGAAGGCCTGCTCCGGGTTGCCCGTCAGCTTCAGCGCGGTCAGGTCCGCGTGATGGCCGGCGCGTTAGGCTGCCGCTGGACTGGCCCATGCCCCGACCTCACCTGCCACCCCTGCTGATCCTGCTGCTCCTGACCGCTGCGGCCCACACTCTGTCCCTGCTCTTCAGTGTCCGCGCGGGCGAGATCCTGCCCGTCTCGGACCAGCTGTACCTGCTGGTCCCAGCTGTGGCGGCGCTGGCGTGCTGGCAGGCGGTGCGCGGCGCGCGGGACCGTCGCCTGGCCGTGTGGGCGGCGACCTGCCTGACCCTGCTGGCGGCGGCGGAGGTGTACGTGGTGGCGGCGTTCGACCTGCGGCACGTGCGCGCCCCGGATTACGGACTGGGGGACGCGCTGTACCACGCGTACTACCTGGGCCTGCTGGGGCTGCTGCTCAGCCTGCGGGGAGGCGGGGTGCCGGGCGCGCGGGAGGGCCGACTGGGGCCGCCGGAGTGGGTGCTGGACAGCCTGATCACCGGAGTGGTCGTGGCGGAACTGTCGTGGGTGCTGGGCGTGGCGCCGCTGCTGGTGGACGCCCGGACCACGCTGCTGTTCAAGGCCGTGAACGTCTCGTATGTCGTGCTGGACGTGGTGCTGCTGACCCTGGTGCTGCTGCGGCTGCGCCTGAGCCGCGCGTCCGCGTGGCCGCTGCTGCTGGGCCTGCTGTCGTACGTGGTGGCGGACCTGGTGTACCTGATGGACGGCCCGGTGCGGATGCCGGTCGGCCTGCCGGACCTGCTGTGGACCTGGGGCACGGTGGGGCAGACCGCGGGGTTCATCCTGCTGTCCCGTCAGGGCGCCGGCCGCGTCCCGCCAGGCGCCGTCCTGAGCGCCGTGGTGCGGCCCCTGCCGTACCTGGCGGTGCT
This DNA window, taken from Deinococcus radiotolerans, encodes the following:
- a CDS encoding GGDEF domain-containing protein; translated protein: MPRPHLPPLLILLLLTAAAHTLSLLFSVRAGEILPVSDQLYLLVPAVAALACWQAVRGARDRRLAVWAATCLTLLAAAEVYVVAAFDLRHVRAPDYGLGDALYHAYYLGLLGLLLSLRGGGVPGAREGRLGPPEWVLDSLITGVVVAELSWVLGVAPLLVDARTTLLFKAVNVSYVVLDVVLLTLVLLRLRLSRASAWPLLLGLLSYVVADLVYLMDGPVRMPVGLPDLLWTWGTVGQTAGFILLSRQGAGRVPPGAVLSAVVRPLPYLAVLTACLILVSNTPGADLRGRGVVWFTVTVFALVMVRQAVTLLETARLNRALTEQAAQLQRSRDEMELRAHHDGLTGLLNREGFYRLLRAQEGGERSLLMLDLDGFKPVNDTYGHAAGDLVLREVARRLQGVAQPDFVPARLGGDEFALLSRGPLEPALVRRYALLVVECLSEPFAVRGGTMPLSVSVGVASADTPLPEQTLLARADAALYEAKRAGGRRVNEAPASPSRLRDARPEPPGAC